Proteins co-encoded in one Theileria equi strain WA chromosome 3, complete sequence genomic window:
- a CDS encoding hypothetical protein (encoded by transcript BEWA_002270A): MDKLTLSEIVENQTPEEDEVLYLKPDVEVEDEVLDQDGEDSDQKCICWNKKFDSEVCCVAVHPNFPKVAQAAMGNCGDHCVVCDFSANRDGKLMQTTE, from the exons ATGGACAAGTTGACGCTTTCTGAGATTGTGGAGAACCAGACACCAGAGGAGGACGAAGTTTTGTACCTCAAACCGGACGTTGAAGTCGAAGACGAAGTTCTGGACCAAGATG GCGAAGATTCCGACCAAAAGTGCATTTGCTGGAACAAAAAGTTTGACTCTGAGGTCTGCTGTGTCGCCGTTCATCCAAACTTTCCCAAAGTGGCACAAGCCGCCATGGGAAACTGCGGAGATCACTGCGTTGTCTGCGACTTTTCCGCCAACAGAGATGGTAAGTTGATGCAAACtacagagtag
- a CDS encoding WD domain, G-beta repeat domain-containing protein (encoded by transcript BEWA_002260A), with the protein MDSHDTDSKKTIYSNNPSILLDYSLVDTESDGQLLVLGPFGDTISCCLYSPSGHILLLGCLDGKVYIHNAASFNYEQLNVVESMLKSVEWLNWHPDSSCFLFGGEGQCAYLCHYRPGSLPLLHSIVTSNSTQCGKILVYDVTVSVVGSDDGAVYMTKFGSPEHLAQNMANINTGNVHTTGQALHSEVHLHTESLKISDAELICLDCHEKVQLAIVGTASGDIHFVSLSKLKLVHSAMGAHSESVESVRFHPNPNVQLVASCGMDGNVIFWDPCKFSQISTVNLDMGLTRLLWHPKKSTVAIGDCSGGISIVRSGGILKEVQAHQNAVLDMAALNCGQDDVAIISVSQDFTAVIVGEIFNTD; encoded by the exons ATGGATAGTCATGACACTGATTCTAAAAAGACAATCTATTCTAACAATCCATCCATCCttctagactactctcttgttg ACACCGAGTCGGATGGTCAGCTACTAGTTTTGGGTCCATTTGGGGATACGATATCATGTTGCCTATATTCTCCATCTGGCCATATTTTGCTTCTTGGATGTTTGGACGGCAAGgtttatattcacaatgCTGCAAGTTTTAATTATGAGCAGCTTAATGTAGTAGAATCGATGTTAAAGAGTGTAGAGTGGCTAAATTGGCACCCGGATAGCTCTTGCTTTTTATTTGGTGGTGAAGGTCAGTGCGCCTATTTGTGCCACTATAGACCCGGTAGTCTTCCGCTACTCCACTCTATAGTCACTTCAAATAGCACACAATGTGGAAAAATTCTAGTTTATGATGTAACTGTATCAGTAGTAGGTTCAGATGACGGTGCAGTCTACATGACAAAGTTTGGGAGTCCAGAACATCTCGCACAAAACATGGCAAATATTAATACTGGAAATGTGCATACCACTGGACAAGCTTTACACAGTGAGGTTCATTTGCATACTGAATCGCTGAAGATTTCAGATGCTGAACTCATATGTCTGGATTGTCATGAAAAGGTTCAGCTCGCAATCGTGGGAACGGCCTCTGGAGACATCCACTTTGTGAGCCTTTCAAAACTCAAACTTGTGCATTCGGCAATGGGTGCACATTCTGAATCTGTAGAATCTGTAAGGTTTCACCCAAATCCAAACGTTCAGCTCGTAGCGAGCTGTGGTATGGACGGAAATGTGATTTTTTGGGATCCTTGCAAGTTTTCACAAATAAGCACTGTGAACCTAGACATGGGACTCACTAGGCTACTGTGGCATCCAAAGAAGAGCACAGTTGCTATAGGTGATTGTTCAGGTGGTATTTCTATCGTTAGAAGTGGTGGAATTTTGAAGGAGGTACAAGCACATcaaaatgcagttttagACATGGCCGCTCTGAATTGTGGCCAAGATGACGTTGCTATAATTAGCGTCTCTCAAGATTTTACAGCAGTAAT